The following coding sequences are from one Musa acuminata AAA Group cultivar baxijiao chromosome BXJ1-6, Cavendish_Baxijiao_AAA, whole genome shotgun sequence window:
- the LOC135677378 gene encoding protein cornichon homolog 2-like has protein sequence MRSTKAKARLLWFDAIACSFDRSEEFEFTMAWELLLWLLAFAAVIALIGLSAYQLICLSDLEFDYINPYDSSSRINAVVIPEFLVQGILCILFLLTWHWFPFLIMAPITYYHIKLYMKGKHLIDVTEIFRLLNGEKKYRVIKLAFYCSIFIVVIYRLVTTSVLLLIEEDDQALESGIF, from the exons ATGCGATCTACAAAGGCAAAAGCCAGACTTTTATGGTTCGATGCAATCGCTTGCTCCTTTGACAGAAGCGAAGAATTCGAGTTCACCATGGCGTGGGAGCTCCTCCTTtggctcctcgcctttgctgctgTGATCGCTCTCATCGGGTTGAGCGCCTATCAG CTAATTTGCTTATCTGATTTGGAATTTGACTATATCAACCCATATGATTCATCATCGCGTATCAATGCTGTCGTGATTCCAGAGTTCTTGGTGCAAGGAATTTTATGCATTTTATTCCTCCTGACGTGGCATTGGTTTCCATTTCTAATAATGGCTCCCATCACTTATTACCATATAAAACT GTATATGAAAGGGAAGCATCTAATTGATGTTACTGAGATATTTAGATTGCTGAATGGAGAGAAGAAATACCGAGTAATCAAGCTTGCTTTCTATTGCAGCATTTTTATTGTAGTTATTTACAG GCTTGTTACAACTTCTGTTCTTTTACTTATAGAAGAAGATGATCAGGCTTTGGAATCTGGCATATTTTAG
- the LOC135677379 gene encoding protein POLYCHOME-like has translation MPEARRATTGDFTGGFWIRRAAYPAAMPGSRRRRIQSLLAAIDDKENIHPSRAATARRRPRNRKSPLPSWYPRTPLRDITIIVNALERRMRERAARARQRNANPEASPVTDPAVDEMNASEHTPVGEALPSDVFSDASPSPAASSTLSSLTPTQQPLRTPSSSETPLSTTERVLADPSTEDPKPTEFEKKLQSTISEMERLVLDNLKRAPKPPARKAMRTLMSMR, from the exons ATGCCAGAGGCGAGACGAGCGACGACGGGTGACTTCACTGGAGGGTTTTGGATCCGGAGAGCAGCTTACCCAGCGGCAATGCCGGGTTCAAGACGAAGGCGAATCCAGAGTTTGTTGGCTGCAATCGACGACAAGGAGAACATACACCCATCACGGGCGGCGACAGCTCGACGCCGTCCCAGGAACAGGAAAAGTCCTCTGCCAAGTTGGTATCCTCGGACGCCTCTCCGTGACATCACCATCATCGTCAAC GCCTTGGAGAGAAGGATGCGTGAGAGGGCCGCAAGAGCCAGGCAGAGGAACGCCAACCCTGAGGCGTCGCCTGTGACTGATCCTGCGGTAGATGAAATGAATGCTTCCGAACACACTCCAGTGGGTGAAGCCCTCCCGTCGGATGTTTTTTCTGATGCCTCCCCAAGCCCGGCTGCATCATCCACCCTTTCCTCCCTTACTCCAACCCAACAGCCACTCCGCACCCCATCCTCCTCCGAGACCCCCCTTTCCACTACGGAGCGTGTTCTCGCCGATCCATCAACCGAAGATCCGAAGCCGACTGAATTCGAGAAGAAGCTGCAGAGCACCATATCGGAGATGGAAAGGCTTGTGCTGGATAACCTGAAGAGGGCGCCGAAGCCGCCTGCGAGGAAGGCCATGCGCACTCTGATGTCGATgcgatga
- the LOC135677380 gene encoding uncharacterized protein LOC135677380: MKASIKFREDRAPLVRAKVPVGVLGLPFVSGVTAAAGRGGDEDARELRLDLSTAFRAGPSVRLSYRPNDTINPFSLVLKIGVGALGSPSAGSPLSMAAEFGLLGSRPTFSLLLKPRIGDFSFRKSVSAAVPATATGASNAVAVTVAPVGDGHAIGAPIEFRSDNGIHPRRKYSSFPVDLSAFAAGSGGGIDGLLSGYEISAKSVLPLQSRTTVRFKWGLKVPPELRTSFDDPTAGISPNKLPLLVMNKISIERSTDDNKAKENKPCGITDVNDACVSVKREVEALQVECGLLRSSVEGLRSETGSWKHAPVASPVVRKRDCRSDGKSLQNTGKSEGTTEELMQLSTASTAAMAP; encoded by the coding sequence ATGAAAGCTTCGATCAAGTTCCGGGAGGATCGGGCCCCCTTGGTGCGCGCCAAGGTCCCCGTCGGCGTTCTCGGCCTTCCCTTCGTCTCCGGCGTCACTGCCGCCGCTGGCCGAGGCGGCGACGAAGATGCCCGTGAACTCCGCCTCGACCTCTCCACCGCCTTCCGTGCCGGCCCCTCCGTACGCCTCTCGTACCGCCCCAACGATACCATCAACCCCTTCTCCCTCGTCCTCAAGATCGGGGTCGGTGCCCTCGGCTCCCCCTCCGCCGGCTCCCCTCTCTCCATGGCCGCCGAGTTCGGCCTCCTCGGGTCCCGCCCCACTTTCTCCCTCCTCCTTAAGCCCCGCATCGGCGACTTCTCCTTCCGGAAGTCCGTCTCCGCCGCGGTCCCAGCCACCGCCACGGGCGCCTCCAACGCCGTGGCTGTCACGGTCGCGCCAGTCGGTGACGGTCACGCTATCGGGGCGCCGATTGAGTTCCGCTCCGATAATGGGATCCACCCTCGAAGGAAGTACAGCAGCTTCCCAGTAGACCTCTCCGCGTTCGCGGCCGGCAGCGGAGGCGGGATCGACGGGCTGCTCTCCGGGTACGAGATCAGCGCGAAGAGCGTCCTTCCGCTCCAGAGCCGCACGACCGTCCGGTTCAAGTGGGGATTGAAAGTTCCTCCGGAGCTCCGCACTTCGTTTGATGATCCAACTGCCGGGATCTCGCCGAACAAGCTGCCGCTCCTCGTGATGAACAAGATCTCCATCGAACGCTCGACAGATGACAATAAGGCGAAGGAGAATAAGCCTTGTGGAATTACTGACGTGAACGATGCGTGTGTGTCAGTGAAGCGTGAGGTGGAGGCGCTGCAGGTCGAGTGCGGTCTGCTGAGGAGTTCCGTGGAAGGGCTCCGGTCAGAGACCGGCAGCTGGAAGCATGCTCCGGTAGCTTCACCGGTGGTACGGAAGAGGGACTGCCGGAGCGATGGGAAGTCGTTGCAGAACACAGGGAAATCTGAGGGCACGACCGAAGAGCTAATGCAGCTTTCGACAGCAAGCACCGCCGCAATGGCACCTTGA
- the LOC135677381 gene encoding protein THYLAKOID ASSEMBLY 8, chloroplastic-like — translation MSSLSLLRLHPYRHPDARGTLIAGHGRSSLPPRRQTRQGIVAAIPTAIVMRDRAKNRKPTQRGRYLSTEAIQAVQALKRALGTVGGGGGGDSLERVLAAKVRRLIKGDMVAVLRELQSQGEGLLALQVFEEVRREHWYKPQLSVYNDMIKVLASCGLPEKVEKLPWTASG, via the exons ATGAGCTCTTTGTCGCTACTTCGTCTCCACCCTTATCGGCATCCCGACGCCCGCGGAACCCTAATTGCCGGCCATGGACGGAGTTCGCTACCTCCAAGGCGGCAGACGCGGCAGGGAATTGTGGCCGCCATACCCACCGCAATCGTCATGAGGGATCGGGCCAAGAACCGAAAGCCCACCCAGAGGGGACGCTACCTCAGCACCGAGGCCATCCAGGCAGTCCAGGCCCTGAAGCGGGCTCTTGGGACcgtcggaggcggcggcggcggggactCTCTGGAGCGCGTACTCGCTGCAAAGGTCCGGCGGCTGATCAAGGGCGACATGGTCGCCGTCCTCCGCGAGCTCCAGAGCCAGGGTGAAGGCCTCTTGGCGCTTCAG GTTTTTGAGGAGGTTCGAAGGGAACACTGGTATAAGCCTCAATTATCAGTGTACAATGATATGATCAAAGTGCTGGCATCCTGTGGTTTGCCTGAAAAAGTGGAGAAG CTGCCATGGACTGCTTCCGGCTAA
- the LOC135585936 gene encoding AT-hook motif nuclear-localized protein 10-like, whose protein sequence is MACRESFDVSMHKCSVQSPRGGFSAGGPDGMSSAMPAHVLNINMEEPVKRKRRQPRKYVPDGSMALALTPVPTAAPLLPGSGGFSHTTEATNTVTSVSADTIKKARVLPKGFGKKLQMLALGSAGVGFTPHVITVKTGEDVSSKIMSFSQNGRRAICVLSANGAISNVSLRRASTSGGSVTYEGQFEILSLSGSFLLTESGWWSA, encoded by the exons ATGGCCTGTAGGGAATCCTTCGACGTCAGCATGCACAAGTGTTCGGTGCAATCCCCACGAGGTGGATTCAGTGCAGGAGGACCTGATGGAATGTCCTCGGCGATGCCTGCACATGTTCTAAACATCAATATGGAGGAGCCTGTGAAACGAAAGCGCAGGCAACCAAGGAAATATGTTCCTGATGGTTCAATGGCCCTTGCCCTGACCCCTGTACCGACTGCCGCTCCGTTGCTGCCCGGATCTGGTGGATTCTCACACACTACAGAGGCTACTAACACCGTGACATCGGTCTCAGCAGATACTATAAAGAAAGCAAGGGTCCTGCCAAAAGGTTTTGGCAAGAAGCTGCAGATGCTTGCTCTGG GATCAGCAGGGGTTGGGTttactcctcatgtgattacagtaAAGACTGGAGAG GATGTATCATCCAAAATCATGTCCTTTTCTCAGAATGGACGACGTGCCATATGTGTTCTTTCGGCAAATGGTGCTATATCAAATGTATCTCTTCGTCGGGCATCAACATCCGGTGGATCTGTAACTTATGAG ggacaatttgaaatcttatcATTATCGGGATCATTTCTACTCACGGAGAGTGGTTGGTGGTCAGCATAG